A genomic stretch from Desulfolutivibrio sulfodismutans DSM 3696 includes:
- the dapA gene encoding 4-hydroxy-tetrahydrodipicolinate synthase, protein MEFRGAFTALVTPFSGGEVDEDRYRALIEWQIEQGIHGLVPCGTTGESATLSHAEHKRVIRICVEQVKGRIPVLAGAGSNNTREAVDLTREAKDAGADGALLITPYYNKPTQHGLVEHFAAIAAEVALPFVVYNVPSRTSVNVLPETLVKIKKRVPQVVGVKEATGNLTQISDIIEYCGPDFAVLSGDDFTVLPTLAVGGMGVISVVSNIVPGMMAGMCNAFFAGDLPKARELHYRMAPLCRGMFLETNPVPAKTALGWMGRLGFETRLPMVEMLPANQDKLRAILAAAGLV, encoded by the coding sequence ATGGAGTTTCGGGGAGCCTTTACCGCCTTGGTGACGCCTTTTTCCGGCGGCGAAGTCGATGAGGACCGCTACCGCGCCCTTATCGAATGGCAGATCGAGCAAGGAATTCACGGACTTGTACCTTGCGGAACCACGGGCGAGTCCGCCACCCTGTCCCATGCCGAGCATAAACGGGTCATCCGCATCTGTGTCGAGCAGGTCAAAGGCCGCATCCCGGTTCTGGCCGGGGCTGGCTCCAACAACACCCGGGAGGCCGTGGACCTGACCCGGGAGGCCAAGGATGCCGGGGCCGACGGCGCGCTGCTCATCACCCCCTATTACAACAAGCCCACCCAGCACGGGCTGGTGGAGCATTTCGCGGCCATCGCCGCCGAGGTGGCGTTGCCCTTTGTGGTCTACAACGTTCCCAGCCGGACCTCGGTCAACGTGCTGCCCGAGACCCTGGTGAAGATTAAAAAGCGCGTGCCCCAGGTGGTCGGCGTCAAGGAGGCCACGGGCAACCTGACCCAGATCTCGGACATCATCGAATACTGCGGCCCGGATTTCGCCGTGCTCTCGGGAGATGACTTCACGGTCCTGCCCACCCTGGCCGTGGGCGGCATGGGGGTCATTTCCGTGGTCTCCAACATCGTGCCCGGGATGATGGCCGGGATGTGCAACGCCTTTTTCGCAGGCGACCTGCCCAAGGCCAGGGAGCTGCATTATCGTATGGCCCCCCTGTGCCGGGGCATGTTCCTGGAGACCAACCCCGTCCCGGCCAAGACGGCCCTGGGCTGGATGGGCAGGCTGGGCTTTGAGACGCGGCTGCCCATGGTGGAGATGCTTCCGGCTAACCAGGACAAGCTGCGGGCCATCCTGGCCGCCGCCGGGCTCGTCTAG
- a CDS encoding 6-bladed beta-propeller, translating into MFQFSHFVPTDSAQFTYASLSSPSGVAVDASGNVYVADTFNHRIQKFSSSGEFLTTWGSSGSNDGQFAYPGGVAVDAAGNVYVADTNNSRIQKFSSSGMFVTTFGNHGSGDGQFIFPHGVAIDASGNVYVADFFNHRIQKFSSDGTFQTTWGSNGSGEGQFVYPRGITVDTSGNVYVVDTNNSRIQKFSSSGAFLAMWGSTGSGDGQFKSPHGITVDASGNLFVADQSNHRIQKFSSDGTFQATWGSSGSDDGQFKSPHGITVDASGNVYVADNSNHRIQKFSFDGTFQDKWGSSGSGLGQFIYPAGVTVDASGNIYVADKDNHRIQKFASDGACLATWGSFGSGDGQFSYPPGVTTDASGNVYVADFGNYRIQKFSSSGAFLTKWGSSGSGDGQFNIPQGITVDAAGNVYVADTANQRIQKFSSSGTFLTKWGSSGQPQGITIDASGNIYVADSGNHRILKYSSDGDIQARWGSSGSGDGQFNVPQGITVDASGNVYVADSNNQRIQKFSSSGVFLAKWGSSGSGDGQFFHPRGVTVDAAGNIYVADTENHRIQKGLLVPLAATLESPPPAATTQTGYSLTVGGTGVVQYRYRLDSGVWNAITPVATPIALTLGDGSHTLELVGGDTWGNWQGTDSATTYTWTIDATAPTAELTGIPVGSVNTTAAVITVGGEGMTEYRYRLDAGSWSAARPVAQQILLSDLAEGAHTLYVVVADALGNWQSTDAATSASWTVDLTAPGDPVIPPGDNPGTQTTARPTLRWTAATGATQYLIEVSDSADFSSPLVSRVVSGTSYTLADIEALVRTGVWYWRVRALDAAGNQGSWVTGSFEYKAAAAGGMILLLLQE; encoded by the coding sequence ATCTTCCAGTTCAGTCATTTTGTTCCAACAGATTCGGCGCAGTTCACGTATGCAAGTCTCAGTTCTCCCAGTGGTGTTGCTGTTGACGCCTCCGGAAATGTCTATGTGGCGGATACCTTTAACCATCGCATCCAGAAATTCTCATCCAGCGGCGAGTTCCTGACCACGTGGGGAAGTTCTGGCTCAAATGACGGGCAGTTCGCCTATCCCGGTGGTGTCGCTGTTGACGCCGCCGGAAATGTCTATGTCGCGGATACCAATAACAGCCGCATCCAAAAATTTTCCTCCAGCGGGATGTTCGTGACCACGTTTGGAAACCATGGCTCAGGCGACGGGCAGTTCATTTTTCCCCATGGCGTCGCTATAGACGCCTCCGGAAATGTCTATGTGGCGGATTTCTTTAATCACCGCATCCAGAAATTTTCTTCCGACGGCACCTTCCAGACCACATGGGGAAGCAATGGGTCAGGAGAAGGGCAGTTCGTATATCCTCGCGGCATCACGGTCGATACCTCAGGAAACGTCTATGTGGTGGATACCAACAACAGCCGCATCCAAAAATTCTCCTCCAGCGGGGCCTTCTTGGCCATGTGGGGAAGTACTGGCTCAGGAGACGGACAATTCAAGAGTCCACACGGCATTACGGTCGACGCCTCCGGAAACCTCTTTGTCGCAGATCAGAGTAATCACCGTATTCAGAAATTTTCCTCCGACGGCACCTTTCAAGCCACATGGGGAAGTTCTGGATCAGACGATGGACAATTCAAGAGTCCCCACGGCATCACGGTCGACGCCTCCGGAAACGTCTATGTCGCGGATAATAGTAATCACCGCATTCAGAAATTTTCTTTCGACGGCACCTTCCAGGACAAGTGGGGTAGTTCTGGATCAGGCCTCGGGCAATTCATCTATCCTGCAGGAGTCACCGTAGACGCATCCGGAAACATCTATGTGGCGGACAAGGATAACCACCGTATCCAAAAATTCGCTTCTGACGGTGCCTGCCTGGCCACGTGGGGAAGTTTTGGCTCAGGTGACGGGCAGTTCTCCTACCCTCCTGGCGTCACGACCGACGCCTCCGGAAACGTCTATGTCGCGGATTTCGGTAACTACCGCATCCAAAAATTCTCCTCCAGCGGGGCCTTTCTGACAAAATGGGGAAGTTCTGGCTCCGGCGACGGACAATTCAACATACCCCAAGGCATCACGGTCGACGCCGCTGGAAACGTCTATGTTGCGGATACCGCTAACCAACGCATCCAGAAGTTCTCCTCCAGCGGCACCTTTCTGACCAAGTGGGGAAGTTCTGGCCAACCCCAGGGCATCACGATCGACGCCTCCGGAAATATCTATGTGGCGGATTCCGGTAACCACCGCATCCTGAAGTACTCCTCCGACGGCGACATCCAGGCCCGGTGGGGAAGTTCTGGCTCCGGCGACGGGCAATTCAATGTACCCCAAGGCATCACGGTCGACGCCTCCGGAAACGTCTATGTCGCGGATTCCAATAACCAGCGCATCCAGAAGTTCTCCTCCAGCGGAGTGTTCCTGGCCAAGTGGGGAAGTTCTGGATCAGGTGACGGGCAATTTTTTCACCCCCGGGGAGTCACCGTCGACGCTGCAGGAAACATCTATGTGGCGGATACCGAAAACCACCGCATCCAAAAGGGGCTGCTGGTCCCTCTGGCTGCGACGCTCGAATCTCCGCCGCCTGCCGCCACGACCCAGACCGGCTATTCCCTGACGGTCGGCGGGACGGGGGTCGTGCAATATCGCTACCGCCTCGACAGCGGGGTCTGGAACGCCATCACTCCCGTGGCCACGCCCATCGCGCTGACCCTGGGCGACGGCAGCCACACCCTGGAGCTTGTGGGCGGTGACACATGGGGCAACTGGCAGGGAACGGACTCGGCCACCACGTATACCTGGACCATCGACGCCACGGCCCCCACGGCGGAACTGACCGGGATCCCCGTGGGCAGCGTCAACACCACCGCCGCCGTCATCACCGTGGGCGGCGAGGGCATGACGGAGTACCGCTACAGGCTGGATGCCGGATCCTGGAGCGCGGCGCGGCCCGTGGCGCAGCAGATCCTCCTGAGCGATCTGGCCGAGGGCGCGCACACCCTGTACGTGGTCGTGGCCGACGCCCTGGGCAACTGGCAGTCCACGGATGCGGCGACCAGCGCCAGTTGGACCGTGGACCTGACCGCCCCGGGCGATCCGGTCATCCCGCCGGGCGACAATCCCGGCACCCAGACCACCGCCCGGCCGACCCTGCGCTGGACGGCCGCGACCGGGGCCACGCAATACCTGATCGAGGTCAGCGACTCCGCCGACTTCTCGTCGCCGCTCGTCAGCCGCGTGGTGTCCGGAACCTCCTATACCCTGGCCGACATCGAGGCCCTGGTGCGCACCGGCGTCTGGTATTGGCGGGTGCGCGCCCTGGACGCGGCCGGGAACCAGGGGAGCTGGGTCACGGGTTCGTTCGAATACAAGGCTGCGGCAGCCGGAGGGATGATCCTGCTGTTGCTTCAGGAATAG
- a CDS encoding 6-bladed beta-propeller — translation MRHGVAVSRLFVVLLGLMLPVAALAADTFQFSRFAPPDSAQFTYASFNNPHSVAADASGNVYVADTNNHRIQKFSSSGALQVQWGSHGSADGQFQSPFGITVDASGNIYVADRDNHRIQKFSSSGAFITKWGSEGSADGQFSSPRGVAVDASGNVYVADFTNHRIQKFSSDGVFQTKWGSQGSADGQLNLPQDITVDASSNVYVAEGNNHRIQKFSSDGAFITKWGSQGSADGQFRYPDGITVDASGNVYVADTSNHRTQKFSSDGVFQAKWGSEGSADGQFSYPNGITVDASGNVYVADSQNHRIQKFSSDGAFITNWGSQGSADGQFQYPYGNAVDASGNVYVADTRNFRIQKYSSDGTFLNKWGSYGSADGQFKDPYGIAVDASGNVYVADTYNHRIQIFSSSGAFIATWGSYGSADGQYAYPRGITVDTSGNVYVADTSNNRIQKFSSDGVFQSKWGVGGTADGQFIQPFGIAVDASGNVYVADRDNNRIQKFSSSGVFQAKWGSFGSTDGQFFYPFGITVDASGNVYVADTSNHRIQKFSSSGVFQAKWGSNGSANGQFSSPVGIAFDASGNVYVAESANNRIQKGTPAALAATLESPPPAATNQTSYSLSVDDTVVTQYRYRLNGGAWSAITPVATPLALTLAEGSHTLELVGGDTWGNWQATDSPTTYTWTIDTTAPGDGEGQITGQPGESTNATGTDITIGGAGITQYRYSLDGGQTWSGPYGVGTHLTLAGLGEGQHVLWIQVQDAAGNWQTTYTPIVWTVDTTPPVIHVTAAPPTPTNQTALTVNLVSGEDSTHYRYDLDGSGYGSSTPVGTAINLSNLTDGSHTLSIIGQDAAGNWQATASATTLAFVVDTQSPLATVGQTPDDPTSATAIDIIVGGEGVVAYRYRLDSGEYGAETPVATHVVESGLSDGTHHVFVIGRDTAGNWQSESGPTTVSWTVDTLSPIATVTGVPSSPTNNDAATLTVAGDGVTHYKYSLDSGETYSAQTPVATPIVLENLPDGGHSVWVLGRDEAGNWQPESISTKVSWVVDTDSPQVMLGNVPSDPTNQTSAVVSISGEGVVAYQYLFDSGGYGAFLTVAEHPSISLEFATQGAHSLSVKGRDAAGNVQETPTTATWTVDLQSPVAVLTGAPEGTVATRDVSVTVGGEGVTQYKFRFDAEAWSAEAVPVATPITRTGLAEGSHTLEVVGRDAAGNWQAESSAATASWTIDVTAPTAELTGVPVGEVNTTAAVVTVGGQGVTQYRYRLDAGAWSAARPVAQQILLSDLAEGAHTLYVVVADALGNWQSTDAATSASWTVDLTAPGDPVIPPGQNPGTQTTRRPTLRWTAVAGATQYLIEVSDSADFSSPLVHRTVSGTSYTLADIEALARTGIWYWRVRALDAAGNQGAWVTGSFEYKAAAAGGMILLLFQE, via the coding sequence ATGCGTCACGGTGTCGCCGTCTCGCGCCTTTTTGTCGTTCTGCTTGGGCTTATGCTGCCGGTGGCGGCGTTGGCCGCCGACACCTTCCAGTTCAGCCGTTTCGCCCCGCCGGATTCGGCGCAGTTCACGTATGCGAGTTTCAATAATCCCCATAGCGTCGCCGCCGACGCCTCCGGCAACGTCTATGTGGCGGATACCAATAACCACCGCATCCAGAAATTCTCCTCAAGCGGCGCACTCCAAGTCCAATGGGGGAGCCACGGGTCAGCAGACGGTCAGTTCCAGTCTCCATTTGGCATCACCGTCGACGCCTCCGGCAACATCTATGTGGCGGATAGAGACAACCACCGCATCCAAAAATTCTCATCAAGCGGCGCGTTCATTACCAAATGGGGGAGCGAAGGGTCAGCAGACGGGCAGTTCTCTTCTCCACGAGGGGTTGCTGTTGACGCCTCAGGAAACGTCTATGTCGCTGATTTCACCAACCACCGCATCCAAAAATTCTCCTCCGACGGCGTGTTCCAAACCAAATGGGGGAGCCAAGGGTCAGCAGATGGGCAGTTGAACCTCCCACAAGACATCACCGTCGATGCCTCCAGCAACGTCTATGTGGCGGAAGGGAATAATCACCGCATCCAGAAATTCTCCTCAGACGGGGCGTTCATCACCAAATGGGGGAGCCAAGGGTCAGCAGACGGGCAGTTCAGGTATCCAGATGGCATCACCGTCGACGCCTCCGGGAACGTCTATGTGGCGGATACCTCTAACCACCGCACCCAAAAATTCTCCTCAGACGGCGTTTTCCAGGCCAAATGGGGGAGCGAAGGGTCAGCAGACGGACAATTTTCCTATCCAAATGGCATCACTGTCGACGCCTCCGGGAACGTCTATGTGGCGGACAGCCAGAATCACCGCATCCAGAAATTCTCCTCAGACGGGGCGTTCATCACCAACTGGGGGAGCCAAGGGTCAGCAGACGGGCAGTTCCAGTATCCGTATGGCAATGCCGTCGATGCCTCCGGGAACGTCTATGTGGCGGATACCCGTAACTTCCGCATCCAGAAATATTCTTCCGACGGCACGTTCTTGAATAAATGGGGGAGCTACGGATCAGCAGACGGGCAGTTCAAAGATCCATATGGCATCGCCGTGGACGCCTCCGGAAACGTTTATGTCGCGGATACCTATAACCATCGCATTCAGATATTTTCTTCAAGCGGCGCGTTTATTGCCACATGGGGGAGCTACGGGTCAGCAGACGGGCAGTACGCCTATCCACGTGGCATCACCGTCGATACCTCCGGGAACGTCTATGTGGCGGATACCTCTAACAACCGCATCCAGAAATTCTCCTCAGACGGCGTATTCCAATCCAAATGGGGGGTCGGCGGGACAGCAGACGGACAGTTCATCCAGCCATTTGGCATCGCCGTCGACGCCTCCGGAAACGTCTATGTGGCGGATAGAGACAACAACCGCATCCAGAAATTCTCCTCAAGCGGCGTGTTCCAAGCCAAATGGGGAAGCTTCGGATCAACAGACGGGCAGTTCTTCTATCCATTTGGCATCACCGTCGACGCCTCCGGAAACGTCTATGTGGCGGACACCAGTAACCATCGTATCCAGAAATTTTCCTCAAGCGGCGTGTTCCAAGCCAAATGGGGGAGCAACGGGTCAGCAAACGGGCAGTTCAGCTCTCCAGTCGGCATCGCCTTCGACGCCTCCGGCAACGTCTATGTGGCGGAAAGCGCGAACAACCGCATCCAGAAAGGGACTCCAGCGGCCTTGGCGGCAACGCTCGAATCCCCGCCGCCTGCCGCGACGAACCAGACCAGCTATTCCCTGAGCGTGGACGACACGGTCGTCACCCAATACCGCTACCGCCTCAACGGCGGGGCCTGGAGCGCCATCACCCCCGTGGCCACGCCCCTCGCGCTGACCCTGGCCGAGGGGAGCCACACCCTGGAGCTTGTGGGAGGCGACACGTGGGGCAACTGGCAGGCAACGGACTCCCCCACCACCTACACCTGGACCATCGACACCACGGCCCCAGGCGATGGCGAGGGCCAGATCACCGGCCAGCCCGGGGAGAGCACCAACGCCACCGGCACGGACATCACCATCGGCGGCGCGGGGATTACACAGTATCGCTATTCCCTGGACGGCGGCCAGACCTGGAGCGGCCCCTACGGTGTGGGCACGCACCTGACGCTTGCGGGCCTTGGCGAGGGACAGCACGTCCTGTGGATCCAGGTCCAGGACGCGGCCGGGAACTGGCAGACCACCTACACCCCCATCGTCTGGACGGTGGACACCACGCCGCCGGTCATCCACGTGACCGCCGCCCCGCCGACCCCAACCAACCAGACCGCCCTGACCGTCAACCTCGTATCCGGCGAGGACTCGACCCATTACCGCTACGATCTGGACGGATCAGGCTACGGCTCGTCCACTCCGGTAGGCACAGCCATCAACCTGTCAAACCTCACCGACGGAAGCCACACGCTTTCCATCATCGGCCAGGACGCGGCCGGGAACTGGCAGGCCACCGCCTCGGCCACGACCCTGGCCTTCGTGGTGGACACCCAGTCCCCCCTGGCCACGGTGGGCCAGACTCCGGATGATCCGACCTCGGCCACGGCCATCGATATCATCGTCGGCGGCGAGGGCGTGGTCGCCTACCGGTATCGTCTGGACAGCGGCGAATATGGCGCGGAAACCCCTGTGGCCACCCATGTGGTTGAGAGCGGCCTCTCGGACGGGACCCACCACGTGTTCGTCATCGGCCGCGACACCGCCGGGAACTGGCAGTCCGAGTCCGGCCCGACCACCGTTTCCTGGACCGTGGACACCCTTTCGCCCATCGCCACGGTCACCGGCGTGCCGTCTTCTCCCACGAACAACGACGCCGCGACCCTGACCGTGGCCGGGGACGGCGTGACCCACTATAAGTACAGCCTTGACAGCGGCGAGACCTATTCGGCCCAGACCCCCGTGGCCACGCCCATCGTCCTCGAAAACCTGCCCGACGGTGGCCATTCGGTCTGGGTCTTGGGCCGCGACGAGGCCGGCAACTGGCAGCCCGAGTCCATATCGACCAAGGTCTCCTGGGTGGTGGACACCGATTCGCCGCAGGTCATGCTGGGCAACGTGCCCTCCGATCCGACCAACCAGACCTCGGCCGTCGTCAGCATAAGCGGCGAGGGCGTGGTCGCCTACCAGTACCTGTTCGACTCCGGGGGCTACGGGGCGTTCCTGACCGTGGCCGAACATCCGTCCATCAGCCTGGAATTTGCCACGCAGGGCGCGCATTCGCTCTCGGTCAAGGGGCGCGATGCAGCGGGCAACGTGCAGGAGACGCCGACCACCGCCACCTGGACCGTGGACCTGCAATCGCCCGTGGCCGTGCTGACCGGCGCGCCGGAAGGCACGGTGGCCACGCGGGACGTGTCGGTCACGGTGGGCGGTGAGGGCGTGACACAGTACAAGTTCCGCTTCGACGCCGAGGCCTGGAGCGCCGAGGCGGTTCCCGTGGCCACGCCGATCACCCGGACGGGCCTTGCGGAAGGCAGCCATACCCTGGAGGTCGTGGGCAGGGATGCGGCCGGGAACTGGCAGGCCGAATCCTCGGCCGCCACCGCCTCCTGGACCATCGACGTCACGGCCCCCACGGCGGAACTGACCGGGGTCCCCGTGGGCGAGGTCAACACCACCGCCGCCGTCGTCACCGTGGGCGGCCAGGGCGTGACGCAGTACCGCTACAGGCTGGATGCCGGGGCATGGAGCGCGGCGCGGCCCGTGGCGCAGCAGATCCTCCTGAGCGATCTGGCCGAGGGCGCGCACACCCTGTACGTGGTCGTGGCCGACGCCTTGGGCAACTGGCAGTCCACGGATGCGGCGACCAGCGCCAGTTGGACCGTGGACCTGACCGCCCCGGGCGATCCGGTCATCCCGCCCGGGCAAAACCCTGGCACGCAGACCACCCGCCGGCCGACCCTGCGCTGGACGGCCGTAGCCGGGGCCACGCAATACCTGATCGAGGTCAGCGACTCCGCCGACTTCTCGTCGCCGCTGGTGCACCGGACCGTGTCCGGAACCTCCTATACCCTGGCCGACATCGAGGCCCTGGCGCGCACAGGCATCTGGTACTGGCGGGTGCGCGCCCTGGACGCGGCCGGGAACCAGGGGGCATGGGTTACGGGCTCGTTCGAATACAAGGCTGCGGCGGCCGGGGGGATGATCCTGCTGTTGTTTCAGGAATAA
- a CDS encoding TrmB family transcriptional regulator: MPDPASLALLGLTSYEAQAYLALLGRPRLSPAEVAALAKIPRQRVYDVLESLTAKGLCLIREDSPKSYAALEPGQALEMLGQERLTELERERARTRAAVTALTEELGPIFLAGKGQNDPLAYVEVLAGAARIGHRALLLAGAARARVNSCVRRPLILSPDQNTAFMEVPLARGLCYRALYEEAALDDPLLRGWIDDLSGRGLVVRLIRELPLKMQAFDDEVVLVSMQDPTAGEPGFTAVVIRNRGMVAMMNLAFEHLWESARPYVG; this comes from the coding sequence ATGCCCGACCCTGCGTCCCTGGCCCTTTTAGGGCTGACCTCCTACGAGGCCCAGGCCTACCTGGCCCTTCTGGGCCGCCCCCGACTCTCCCCGGCCGAGGTGGCGGCCCTGGCCAAGATTCCCAGGCAGCGGGTCTACGACGTGCTGGAGTCGCTTACGGCCAAGGGCCTGTGCCTGATCCGGGAGGACTCGCCCAAAAGCTACGCGGCCCTGGAGCCGGGGCAGGCCTTGGAGATGCTCGGCCAGGAGCGGCTCACGGAGCTTGAGCGGGAGCGGGCCCGGACCCGGGCCGCCGTGACGGCGCTTACCGAGGAACTGGGACCGATTTTTTTGGCCGGAAAAGGCCAAAACGACCCCCTGGCCTATGTAGAGGTGCTGGCCGGGGCGGCCCGCATCGGCCACAGGGCGTTGCTGCTGGCCGGGGCGGCCAGGGCGCGGGTGAACTCCTGCGTGCGGCGGCCGCTGATCTTAAGCCCCGATCAGAACACGGCCTTCATGGAGGTTCCCCTGGCCCGGGGGCTTTGCTACCGGGCGCTGTACGAGGAGGCCGCCCTGGACGACCCCCTGCTGCGGGGGTGGATCGACGATCTCTCGGGCCGGGGCCTTGTGGTGCGCCTGATCCGCGAGTTGCCGCTCAAGATGCAGGCCTTCGACGACGAAGTGGTGCTCGTGTCCATGCAGGATCCCACGGCGGGCGAACCGGGGTTCACCGCCGTCGTCATCCGCAACCGGGGCATGGTGGCCATGATGAACCTGGCTTTCGAGCATCTGTG
- a CDS encoding sulfotransferase family 2 domain-containing protein: MAEPFFFLHLPRTAGTTVNDILRGNFRPGEMLSLYRDSDFMRLEGCDATALEGIRLIQGHTLLHNYDPPMMYSRPVRVFTFLRHPVERLVSEYVFLKTWPETALYRFLNDNAVTFQDYVTSMRRELKYRGKNPMTRLVSGCDFDLDGFPRQALDTAKRHLETVFCCFGLKERFDESLLLIGDVLGLQNVSYERRNVLAKGVKEDISEADVHLALEKNAADMELYAFACDLFAARTAEKGPGFAARVRRFRAVNARYAKVCSLIAQKTGAVGTGDIENPKDAFLFPDRPPKENGGPE, from the coding sequence ATGGCCGAGCCTTTTTTCTTTTTGCATCTGCCGCGCACCGCCGGGACGACGGTCAACGACATCCTGCGGGGCAATTTTCGGCCAGGTGAGATGCTGTCCCTGTACCGGGACAGCGACTTTATGCGTTTGGAGGGCTGCGACGCCACGGCCCTGGAGGGCATCCGCCTGATTCAGGGCCACACCCTGCTGCACAATTACGATCCGCCGATGATGTATTCCCGGCCGGTGCGGGTGTTCACCTTCCTACGCCATCCCGTGGAGCGGCTGGTCTCCGAATACGTCTTCCTGAAAACCTGGCCGGAGACCGCGCTGTACCGGTTTTTAAACGACAACGCCGTCACTTTCCAGGATTACGTGACCAGTATGCGCCGGGAATTGAAGTATCGCGGCAAAAATCCCATGACCCGGCTTGTGTCCGGGTGTGATTTCGATCTGGACGGCTTTCCGCGCCAGGCCCTGGACACGGCCAAGCGGCATCTGGAGACGGTGTTTTGCTGCTTCGGCCTCAAGGAGCGTTTTGACGAGAGCCTGCTTTTGATCGGGGACGTTCTGGGCCTGCAAAACGTCTCTTACGAGCGGCGCAACGTGTTGGCCAAGGGGGTCAAGGAGGACATAAGCGAGGCGGACGTCCACCTGGCCCTGGAGAAAAACGCGGCGGATATGGAACTGTACGCCTTTGCCTGCGACCTGTTTGCGGCCCGGACGGCGGAAAAAGGACCGGGCTTTGCGGCCCGGGTGCGGCGGTTTCGGGCCGTCAACGCCAGATACGCCAAGGTCTGCTCGCTCATTGCCCAAAAGACCGGGGCGGTCGGAACCGGGGACATTGAAAATCCCAAGGACGCCTTCCTGTTTCCTGACCGGCCTCCCAAAGAAAACGGCGGCCCGGAATAG
- a CDS encoding diguanylate cyclase domain-containing protein has protein sequence MLDRDLASDLSPLPRLDLPGLLTALSPYLVLAAVVLLGVAVGHLLRTRRRLERTLAEAARAKAALAESEEQFRTLAEMAAAAIFVYRDGRFLMANPAMTAITGYSRDEILAMTQMDIVHPDHRVAVMNRALARQRGEDVPDRYEVKLLTKNGETRWVDMSAGSITFQGHPASIGTAFDITERKKDQERIHFMAQHDTLTGLPNRALFADRLEQALLLARRAATRVALLFLDLDDFKPVNDTFGHAEGDLLLKETARRMRQRLREADTVGRIGGDEFVILLAPVRSATDAAQVAEEIRREIERPFDLPGGRRQISCSVGVAVFPEHGDAAMDLSKHADMAMYRAKSLGRNRVEVYREGSPEDGGG, from the coding sequence ATGCTTGATCGCGATCTGGCGAGCGACCTCTCCCCTCTTCCCCGCCTCGATCTTCCGGGCCTGCTGACGGCCCTGTCCCCCTATCTGGTTCTGGCCGCCGTGGTCTTGCTCGGTGTGGCCGTGGGCCATCTCCTGCGCACCCGCCGCCGCCTGGAGCGCACCCTGGCCGAGGCCGCCCGGGCCAAGGCCGCCCTGGCCGAGAGCGAGGAACAGTTCCGGACCCTGGCCGAAATGGCCGCCGCCGCCATCTTCGTCTACCGGGACGGCCGGTTTCTCATGGCCAATCCGGCCATGACCGCCATCACCGGCTATTCCCGGGACGAAATCCTGGCCATGACCCAGATGGACATCGTCCACCCCGACCATCGGGTGGCGGTCATGAACCGCGCCCTGGCCAGACAGCGCGGCGAGGACGTTCCCGACCGCTACGAGGTCAAGCTTTTGACCAAAAACGGCGAGACGCGCTGGGTGGACATGTCGGCGGGCAGCATCACCTTCCAGGGACATCCGGCCAGCATCGGCACGGCCTTCGACATCACCGAGCGCAAGAAGGACCAGGAGCGCATCCACTTCATGGCCCAGCACGACACCCTGACCGGCCTGCCCAACCGGGCGCTTTTTGCCGACCGCCTGGAACAGGCCCTGCTCCTGGCCAGACGCGCCGCCACCCGGGTGGCCCTGCTCTTTCTGGATCTGGACGATTTCAAGCCCGTCAACGACACCTTCGGCCATGCCGAGGGGGATCTGCTGCTCAAGGAGACGGCCCGGCGCATGCGCCAGCGGTTGCGGGAGGCGGACACGGTCGGCCGCATCGGCGGGGACGAATTCGTGATCCTGCTTGCGCCGGTGCGCTCGGCCACGGACGCCGCGCAGGTGGCCGAGGAGATTCGCCGGGAGATCGAACGGCCCTTCGACCTGCCGGGCGGCCGCCGCCAGATCTCATGCAGCGTCGGCGTCGCGGTCTTCCCGGAGCACGGGGATGCCGCCATGGACCTGTCCAAACATGCGGACATGGCCATGTATCGGGCCAAATCCCTGGGCCGCAACCGGGTGGAGGTCTACCGGGAGGGGTCCCCTGAAGACGGGGGGGGCTGA